In a single window of the Nicotiana tomentosiformis chromosome 8, ASM39032v3, whole genome shotgun sequence genome:
- the LOC104116112 gene encoding brassinosteroid-responsive RING protein 1, protein MGFPVGYTDLFLPKLLVHVLTILGFIRKFICTLFTVLGLGDFLEPEMPFPTRPESHSELHSVSATLIRELLPVVKFSELVEPPESCAVCLYEFDGDDEIRRLTNCRHIFHRSCLDRWMDHDQKTCPLCRTPFIPDDMQDSFNERLWLASGISDFYGEYSPVAAGL, encoded by the coding sequence ATGGGTTTTCCAGTTGGTTACACGGATTTATTCCTACCCAAATTGTTAGTCCACGTACTAACAATTCTGGGTTTTATCAGAAAGTTCATTTGCACGCTTTTCACTGTTCTGGGTCTAGGAGATTTCCTCGAACCCGAAATGCCATTCCCGACCCGACCCGAATCTCACTCGGAGCTCCACTCAGTGTCAGCAACGTTGATCCGGGAGCTGTTGCCGGTGGTCAAGTTCTCCGAGCTGGTTGAACCGCCGGAGAGCTGTGCCGTTTGCTTGTACGAATTTGATGGGGATGATGAGATCCGACGGCTCACAAATTGCCGACATATATTCCACCGGAGCTGTTTGGACCGTTGGATGGATCATGATCAGAAGACTTGTCCACTTTGCCGGACGCCGTTTATTCCCGACGATATGCAAGATAGTTTTAATGAGAGATTGTGGTTGGCTTCTGGCATTTCTGATTTTTACGGCGAGTATTCTCCGGTCGCCGCCGGTTTGTAG